A region from the Bacteroidales bacterium genome encodes:
- a CDS encoding AAA family ATPase: MDLQDIFPRWMSEFRRFQNLKSQIFLFGNVYDCYYFPVNHNTAQSEEELKWSKFPDIKTLMRRYLMNENYEIVAYYDIIDALELHSSDEDITKDTILKFLSEDNEKAKIDYASADMRQVENNLENVLTFFRYLVGNKTKLSAGIINYSSRFSMNPNSLAENERRIFLKLLKSAQEARTIRTSEGKKNNILIFICDKLNDIPSWLLLENPLTKGIEILKPDKKERLRFFNVQNRFFFHENEEIDMKEIPGRFVNLTDGFTNSELEDLIIISEQEKIHINNIRQIVDLFKYGVKENFWEDLSKDKINNADKELKKRVLGQDYGILKSVEIIRRAKLGLHSIDQKKPKNKPKGVLFFAGPTGVGKTELAKSLAEFIFSDEDAIVRFDMSEYNDGNSDVKLIGAPPGYVGYEEGGQLTSKMKSKPFSIVLFDEIEKAHPVIFDKFLQILDDGRLTDGKGETVYFTESLIIFTSNLGVYKLDDQGRRVQNIFPDDDYETMSKKIMNEIVKFFTTTLNRPEILNRFGDNFVVFDFIRPPVDKLILLKNLNVIKENLLKQKNCGFEFDDEFCDKFLKYFVAENLHMGGRGIINKIETEIKNGIANFMFEQDKSSDFNFKVYIDEKNLVDFKSI, translated from the coding sequence ATGGATCTACAAGATATTTTTCCTCGCTGGATGTCAGAATTCAGACGCTTTCAAAATCTTAAATCACAGATATTTTTGTTCGGAAATGTTTATGATTGTTATTATTTCCCTGTTAATCACAACACTGCTCAAAGTGAAGAAGAGTTAAAATGGAGTAAATTTCCTGATATAAAAACTTTAATGCGGCGATACTTAATGAATGAGAACTATGAAATCGTTGCTTACTATGATATAATTGATGCTTTGGAGTTGCACTCTTCTGATGAAGATATTACAAAAGACACAATACTTAAGTTTTTATCGGAAGACAATGAAAAAGCAAAAATTGATTATGCTTCGGCAGATATGAGGCAAGTTGAAAATAATCTTGAAAATGTATTAACATTTTTCAGATATTTGGTTGGCAATAAAACTAAATTAAGTGCAGGGATAATAAATTACAGTTCGCGCTTCAGTATGAACCCAAACTCCTTAGCTGAAAATGAAAGACGAATATTTCTAAAATTACTTAAATCTGCACAAGAAGCACGAACAATCAGAACTTCGGAAGGGAAGAAAAATAATATTCTGATTTTTATTTGCGATAAATTAAATGATATTCCAAGTTGGTTGTTGCTTGAAAATCCTTTAACAAAAGGGATTGAAATTCTTAAACCGGATAAGAAGGAACGTTTGCGTTTTTTTAATGTTCAAAATCGTTTCTTCTTTCATGAAAATGAAGAAATTGATATGAAAGAAATTCCCGGCAGATTTGTAAACCTAACTGACGGCTTTACAAACAGCGAATTGGAAGATCTTATTATAATATCTGAACAAGAAAAAATTCATATCAATAATATCCGGCAAATTGTAGATTTATTTAAATACGGAGTTAAAGAAAATTTTTGGGAAGATTTGTCCAAAGATAAAATTAATAATGCAGATAAAGAGCTGAAAAAACGTGTTCTCGGACAAGATTACGGTATATTAAAAAGTGTAGAGATTATACGCAGGGCAAAACTCGGTTTACATTCAATAGACCAAAAGAAGCCTAAAAATAAACCTAAAGGAGTTTTGTTTTTTGCCGGGCCAACCGGAGTCGGTAAAACTGAACTGGCAAAATCGCTTGCAGAATTTATTTTCAGCGATGAAGATGCTATTGTTCGTTTTGATATGAGTGAATATAACGACGGGAATTCCGATGTGAAATTAATAGGAGCTCCTCCGGGTTATGTCGGTTATGAAGAAGGAGGACAATTAACTTCAAAAATGAAATCAAAACCGTTTTCAATTGTGTTGTTTGATGAAATTGAAAAAGCACATCCGGTTATTTTTGATAAATTCTTGCAAATTCTCGACGACGGCAGACTAACCGACGGAAAAGGAGAAACTGTGTATTTTACAGAATCTCTTATCATTTTCACAAGTAATTTGGGAGTTTATAAATTAGATGATCAGGGAAGAAGAGTACAAAATATATTTCCTGATGATGATTACGAAACTATGTCGAAAAAAATTATGAATGAGATTGTTAAGTTTTTTACAACAACTTTAAATCGTCCTGAGATATTGAATCGTTTCGGAGATAATTTTGTTGTGTTTGACTTTATCAGACCTCCCGTTGACAAATTAATTTTATTAAAAAATCTCAATGTTATCAAAGAAAATTTATTAAAACAAAAAAATTGCGGATTTGAGTTTGATGATGAATTTTGTGATAAATTTCTCAAATATTTTGTTGCCGAAAATCTGCACATGGGCGGGCGAGGAATAATTAACAAAATTGAAACAGAAATTAAAAACGGAATAGCTAATTTTATGTTTGAACAGGACAAATCATCAGATTTTAATTTTAAAGTATATATTGATGAAAAAAATCTTGTAGATTTTAAAAGTATATAG
- a CDS encoding protein kinase codes for MMKKHDKTKTYSDSNKTTTYGDSEKRTKETVHNLKAGDNIILNNKEYKILEIISESTGEAVIYKIESVTPKSPKGDFAAATKKSPSGDLGAKQAKANFNQKQKIYALKLYFEFKDAENEPNTEALSRIKNIKDIDILCLYDFGTGINKYKGKYCFEISDFAHGHDLLKVENLKEKYKPDFIEKELISQIFKGILRLHENRIYHCDLKPQNVFYLDKEQIEIVIGDYGSAKTFEFDAEKKSRKTTTVKGTDFYLPPEQARGFISEKNDYYSFGMILLHLFYPEKILLNENSLSRDNGKPKSLSHSKLKQIIERQFEAKPIIDFNPKFKRINSLIEGLTLVDFNLRWGKEQVEQWIEGRDIDLIYRESTSLKVDLHKIKEQSLKFGEYTLSTPDDLRNYLLNDDNWYADLIEDEYNKEDFIKWMLNLYTGDINMRTAFNNIIKYYSQEGVNFVADAVIRLFIPEHPVSVGMQSFNFAESDDILKTTTLAFSHLIFDLWKSSTDKDIKQFIFSYEFALIQSKNKVKAINILKNLYRIFSVNKDIESDFENYKVYAYTKINKNSLEIVKEFLLELSAGDIEIIVNSLDKVNNLQYKFIKSTSSYFKSIGIDNALYDTISENQTIALKCPEIFESLDDFIEKIYISFIENIVTKHKITNVISPSSVNKIKETLKKTYQDIIYNIENELSSLEKEFPEELKLVRGFSIDIIKLKKNSLQNIKFDKVQKIYEDILSLKTELEKVAEAKGILKQFHDRANESSLVLPLLKMAEKHIKSNNYKEIEKAWQILTNEHSFKCESLIDIRDIKKHDQISYEKMGMFTRIKVGGPISLLALSPDGQNIVVGNYRSLKILNIKRKEVVSTIENSEPIKASIAISKDSKKISCIDILGNKASVFDLKSGEEIYHLKEIEHYPRDVLFSADDKYLAIPGLFYTLLWDVKTWEQDKLVEGSAPICFHPFKNLLVSSNLVNEIILIDINTNESSIISKKRPNIIDQICFSPDGELIASSCRDDDIRIWDVTGNLVHVLPGHSQYEYSHICFSPDGKILASILKTGVVRFWSVATGASLLTLNKFNSVKGLAFHPSGKYIVVADYFQVILIYLKYVTLYTHKMNIPDFIIYEKKNSKDLKKIKEQSKN; via the coding sequence GTGATGAAAAAACACGACAAAACCAAAACATATTCCGACAGTAATAAAACAACAACTTACGGCGATTCCGAAAAACGCACTAAGGAAACTGTCCATAATCTGAAAGCCGGTGATAATATTATTCTGAACAATAAAGAGTACAAAATTCTTGAAATTATTTCAGAAAGTACAGGCGAAGCAGTTATCTATAAAATTGAATCAGTTACCCCTAAATCCCCTAAAGGGGACTTTGCCGCAGCTACCAAAAAGTCCCCTTCAGGGGATTTAGGGGCAAAACAGGCGAAAGCAAATTTTAATCAAAAACAAAAAATCTATGCACTAAAGCTGTATTTTGAATTTAAAGACGCAGAAAATGAACCAAATACAGAAGCATTATCGAGGATTAAAAATATTAAAGACATTGATATACTGTGTTTATATGATTTTGGAACAGGCATAAATAAATACAAAGGAAAATATTGTTTTGAAATTTCCGATTTTGCTCACGGACATGATTTGTTAAAAGTTGAAAACCTGAAAGAAAAATATAAACCTGATTTCATTGAAAAAGAACTTATTTCGCAAATATTTAAAGGGATTTTGCGATTACATGAAAATCGTATTTATCATTGTGATTTAAAACCGCAAAATGTTTTTTATCTTGATAAAGAACAAATCGAAATTGTAATCGGGGATTACGGATCGGCAAAGACATTTGAATTTGATGCAGAGAAAAAATCGCGCAAAACCACAACAGTAAAAGGAACTGATTTTTATTTGCCGCCCGAACAAGCACGAGGTTTTATTTCCGAAAAAAACGATTACTATTCTTTCGGAATGATATTGTTGCATTTATTTTATCCCGAAAAAATACTGCTGAATGAGAATAGCCTGTCCCGTGATAACGGAAAACCAAAAAGTTTAAGTCATTCAAAATTAAAACAAATTATTGAGAGACAATTTGAAGCTAAACCGATAATTGATTTTAACCCAAAATTTAAAAGAATTAACAGCCTGATTGAAGGATTAACTCTTGTTGATTTTAATTTGCGTTGGGGAAAAGAACAAGTTGAGCAATGGATTGAAGGTAGAGACATTGACTTAATTTACAGAGAATCAACTTCTCTAAAAGTAGATTTACATAAGATTAAAGAGCAGTCATTAAAATTTGGCGAATATACTTTATCAACTCCGGATGACTTAAGAAACTATTTACTTAATGATGATAATTGGTATGCCGATTTAATTGAAGATGAATATAATAAAGAAGACTTTATTAAATGGATGTTAAACTTATATACCGGTGATATTAATATGCGTACAGCATTTAATAATATCATAAAATATTACAGCCAAGAAGGAGTCAACTTTGTTGCAGATGCCGTTATTCGCTTATTCATTCCGGAACATCCTGTATCAGTCGGTATGCAATCATTTAATTTTGCTGAATCGGATGACATTTTGAAAACCACTACTCTTGCATTTTCTCATTTAATTTTTGATTTATGGAAAAGTTCGACAGATAAAGATATAAAACAATTTATTTTCAGTTATGAATTTGCATTAATACAATCAAAAAACAAAGTAAAAGCCATAAATATCTTAAAAAATTTATATCGAATATTTTCTGTAAATAAAGATATTGAAAGTGATTTTGAAAATTATAAGGTTTATGCTTATACTAAAATAAACAAAAATTCCCTTGAAATTGTCAAAGAATTTCTGTTAGAATTATCAGCCGGTGATATCGAGATAATTGTAAACTCATTGGATAAAGTGAATAATTTGCAATATAAATTTATAAAATCAACTTCAAGTTATTTTAAAAGTATCGGTATCGATAATGCACTGTACGATACAATTTCAGAAAATCAAACAATTGCTCTGAAATGCCCTGAAATTTTTGAATCTCTTGATGATTTTATTGAAAAAATCTATATAAGTTTTATAGAGAATATTGTTACTAAACACAAAATTACAAATGTTATTAGTCCCTCTTCAGTAAATAAAATAAAAGAAACTTTAAAAAAGACATATCAAGATATCATTTACAATATTGAAAATGAATTAAGCTCTCTTGAAAAAGAATTTCCGGAAGAATTAAAATTGGTTAGAGGTTTCAGTATTGATATTATAAAACTAAAAAAAAATTCTCTTCAAAACATAAAATTTGATAAAGTCCAAAAAATCTATGAAGACATTCTTAGCTTAAAGACTGAATTAGAAAAAGTAGCAGAAGCAAAAGGAATTTTAAAACAATTTCATGACAGGGCCAATGAATCAAGCCTTGTTCTGCCATTATTGAAGATGGCCGAAAAACATATCAAATCAAATAATTATAAGGAAATAGAAAAAGCATGGCAAATTTTAACAAATGAGCATTCCTTTAAATGTGAATCACTCATAGATATTCGGGATATTAAAAAACATGATCAGATATCTTATGAAAAAATGGGCATGTTCACAAGAATAAAAGTAGGTGGACCAATAAGTTTATTAGCTTTGAGCCCCGATGGGCAAAATATTGTTGTTGGAAATTACAGGAGTCTTAAAATACTTAATATAAAAAGAAAAGAAGTTGTTTCTACCATTGAAAATTCAGAACCTATCAAAGCATCTATAGCTATCAGTAAAGACAGTAAGAAAATTTCCTGCATTGATATTTTAGGTAATAAAGCTTCAGTTTTTGATTTAAAATCCGGTGAAGAAATATATCATCTAAAAGAAATTGAACATTATCCTCGTGATGTATTATTTAGTGCCGATGACAAATATTTGGCGATTCCGGGACTTTTTTACACATTATTGTGGGATGTAAAAACCTGGGAACAAGATAAGCTGGTTGAAGGATCTGCACCCATTTGTTTTCATCCGTTTAAAAATTTATTAGTCTCGAGTAATCTTGTTAATGAAATTATACTTATTGACATTAACACAAATGAAAGTTCAATTATTTCAAAGAAACGCCCTAATATTATTGATCAAATTTGTTTTAGCCCTGATGGTGAATTGATTGCAAGTAGCTGTAGGGATGATGATATACGAATATGGGATGTGACTGGTAATTTAGTCCATGTTTTACCCGGGCATTCACAATATGAATATAGCCATATCTGTTTCAGCCCGGATGGAAAAATCCTTGCAAGCATTCTCAAAACAGGAGTAGTACGATTTTGGAGTGTAGCTACCGGGGCCTCCTTATTGACACTTAATAAATTTAATTCAGTTAAGGGATTAGCTTTTCATCCCAGTGGTAAATATATTGTAGTAGCTGATTATTTTCAGGTAATTTTAATTTATTTAAAATATGTTACCTTGTATACCCACAAAATGAATATCCCTGATTTTATAATTTATGAAAAAAAGAATTCAAAAGACTTAAAAAAAATTAAAGAACAGTCTAAAAATTAA
- a CDS encoding SUMF1/EgtB/PvdO family nonheme iron enzyme, whose product MKESNKTKAYSDSCKTTVYGNNQKRTKSSVHNLKAGDNIILNNKEYKIIEVISESTGEAVIYKIENAEKNILSLKLYFEFHDSENEPNTEALSRIKNIKDIDILRLYDFGTGINKYKGKYCFEISDFAHGHDLLKVENLKEKYKPDFIEKELISQIFKGILRLHENRIYHCDLKPQNVFYLDKEQIEIVIGDYGSAKTFEFDAEKKSRKTTTVKGTDFYLPPEQARGFISEKNDYYSFGMILLHLFYPEKILLNESEPKSLSHSKLKQIIERQFEAKPIIDYNPKYKRINSLIEGLTLVDFNLRWGKEQVEQWIKGEQINVIYKKSTLYSSDAKIQADKRLIFGKHTINTVYDLRDYILNVPNWYNDLIEDKDNRSDFTDWMLNLYDGDKGKRSAFNRIVRHYSQEGVDIVADAIIRFFIPGHPVFFGLKMFDFNESPDLMKTTALAFSHLIFNLLESSSDNDIKLYLFRYEFALRQIEEKQPEVIKLLNILYKNLNTPEEIRLDFINYKVYAYTSGSKKSINNLKQFLLEYLPAKIKIDFVKFNEQNELHYKLEKTLTGYFTEIGINNILIKDNYDETISVNYPEDYKSVEDFYEKTIDVIINSICNKHLIKREMLLETGLDFFEINFINTHNRLSDRLINEYNKLKKSLSLITKRQKSVKNDLKEVELIISEKKYHKTNSALQLILKIQRYDKDRFLIYKQKFQNFISPKKIAIKAFTKKHKLLIIVSLPVIITPIILLLDSLSLNYNESENFVLANIEMIHVKGGTYNMGHKIVTTDEIPLHTVSLNDFYISKYEITNEQFCLFLNSYDSEELKYGLDKGQKIISLSNEEERDWGIHRTDNSWCPKSGYEKHPVIYVTWYGAKEFCEWADSRLPKEAEWEYAARGGNKSKDYSYSGSNKPEDVAWFDSNSKSQTHKVGTKSPNELDIYDMSGNVFEWCEDWYYPKNKPVNLSTPRTKVLRGGSYYSDYNGNLIFYRMGRLPDKCFSNTGFRLCKDNKDP is encoded by the coding sequence ATGAAAGAATCCAATAAAACAAAAGCCTATTCAGATAGTTGTAAAACAACCGTTTACGGCAACAACCAAAAACGAACAAAATCCTCTGTTCATAATCTGAAAGCCGGTGATAATATTATTCTGAACAATAAAGAGTACAAAATTATTGAAGTTATTTCAGAAAGTACAGGCGAAGCAGTTATCTATAAAATTGAAAATGCTGAAAAAAATATACTTTCTTTAAAATTATATTTTGAGTTTCATGATTCTGAAAATGAACCAAATACAGAAGCATTATCAAGGATTAAAAATATTAAAGACATTGATATACTGCGTTTATATGATTTTGGAACAGGCATAAATAAATACAAAGGAAAATATTGTTTTGAAATTTCCGATTTTGCTCACGGACATGATTTGTTAAAAGTTGAAAACCTGAAAGAAAAATATAAACCTGATTTCATTGAAAAAGAACTTATTTCGCAAATATTTAAAGGGATTTTGCGATTACATGAAAATCGTATTTATCATTGTGATTTAAAACCGCAAAATGTTTTTTATCTTGATAAAGAACAAATCGAAATTGTAATCGGGGATTACGGATCGGCAAAGACATTTGAATTTGATGCAGAGAAAAAATCGCGCAAAACCACAACAGTAAAAGGAACTGATTTTTATTTGCCGCCCGAACAAGCACGAGGTTTTATTTCCGAAAAAAACGATTACTATTCTTTCGGAATGATATTGTTGCATTTATTTTATCCCGAAAAAATACTGCTGAATGAGAGTGAGCCAAAAAGTTTAAGTCATTCAAAGCTGAAACAAATTATTGAAAGGCAGTTCGAAGCTAAACCGATAATTGATTACAATCCTAAGTACAAAAGAATTAACAGCCTTATTGAAGGTCTAACTTTGGTCGATTTTAACCTGCGTTGGGGAAAAGAACAAGTTGAGCAATGGATTAAAGGCGAACAAATTAATGTTATATATAAAAAATCAACACTATACTCTTCAGATGCAAAAATACAGGCGGATAAACGTTTAATTTTCGGCAAACATACTATAAACACTGTTTATGATTTAAGAGACTATATTTTAAATGTTCCTAATTGGTATAATGATCTTATAGAAGACAAGGATAACAGGAGCGATTTTACCGATTGGATGTTAAATCTTTACGACGGAGATAAAGGCAAACGCTCAGCATTTAATCGTATTGTCAGGCATTACAGCCAAGAAGGTGTTGATATTGTTGCAGATGCAATAATACGTTTTTTTATTCCCGGCCATCCGGTGTTTTTTGGTTTAAAAATGTTCGATTTTAACGAATCACCGGATTTAATGAAAACTACTGCTCTTGCTTTTTCGCATCTGATTTTTAATCTGTTGGAAAGTTCTTCCGACAATGATATTAAGCTTTATTTATTCAGATATGAATTTGCATTAAGGCAAATAGAAGAAAAACAGCCGGAAGTAATAAAATTATTGAATATTTTATACAAAAATCTTAATACACCGGAAGAAATAAGGCTTGATTTTATTAATTATAAAGTTTATGCCTATACATCCGGTTCAAAAAAATCAATAAATAACTTAAAGCAGTTCCTTTTAGAATACTTGCCGGCCAAAATAAAGATTGATTTTGTTAAATTTAACGAACAAAATGAATTGCATTACAAGTTAGAAAAAACACTAACAGGTTATTTTACAGAAATCGGAATAAATAATATATTAATTAAAGATAATTATGATGAAACTATTTCTGTAAATTATCCGGAAGATTATAAATCAGTTGAGGACTTTTATGAAAAAACAATTGATGTAATTATAAACAGTATTTGTAATAAGCATTTGATTAAACGAGAAATGTTATTAGAAACCGGCTTGGATTTTTTTGAGATCAATTTTATAAACACTCATAACAGATTGTCTGACAGGCTAATAAACGAATATAACAAACTAAAAAAAAGTCTGTCTCTAATAACAAAACGGCAAAAATCCGTCAAAAATGATTTAAAGGAAGTTGAGTTAATCATTTCCGAAAAAAAATATCATAAAACTAATTCGGCTCTTCAATTAATATTAAAAATCCAAAGATATGATAAGGACCGATTCTTAATATATAAGCAAAAATTTCAAAATTTCATATCTCCAAAAAAAATAGCAATAAAAGCATTTACTAAAAAACATAAGTTGTTGATAATAGTCAGCTTACCTGTAATCATTACTCCTATAATACTTCTTTTAGATTCTTTATCATTGAATTATAATGAATCCGAAAATTTTGTTTTGGCAAATATTGAAATGATACATGTAAAAGGAGGAACATATAATATGGGGCATAAAATAGTAACAACTGATGAAATACCTTTACATACAGTAAGTTTGAATGATTTTTATATCAGTAAATATGAAATAACAAATGAACAATTCTGTCTGTTTTTAAATAGTTATGATTCCGAAGAATTAAAATACGGATTAGATAAAGGGCAAAAAATTATATCTCTCAGTAATGAAGAAGAAAGAGATTGGGGAATACACCGGACAGATAACAGTTGGTGTCCGAAAAGCGGATATGAAAAACACCCTGTTATTTATGTTACATGGTACGGTGCAAAAGAGTTTTGTGAGTGGGCAGACAGCAGACTGCCGAAAGAAGCAGAATGGGAATATGCAGCACGAGGAGGAAATAAATCAAAAGACTACAGTTATTCGGGAAGTAATAAACCGGAAGATGTTGCATGGTTTGACAGTAATTCAAAGAGCCAAACTCATAAAGTCGGGACTAAAAGCCCTAATGAACTTGATATTTATGATATGAGCGGTAATGTTTTTGAATGGTGCGAAGATTGGTACTACCCGAAAAACAAACCTGTTAATCTGTCAACACCAAGAACAAAAGTACTTCGCGGCGGGTCTTACTATAGCGACTATAACGGTAATTTGATTTTTTATCGTATGGGACGCCTGCCTGATAAATGTTTCAGCAATACAGGTTTTCGATTATGCAAGGATAATAAAGATCCTTAA